In Oryza sativa Japonica Group chromosome 2, ASM3414082v1, the following are encoded in one genomic region:
- the LOC9271032 gene encoding berberine bridge enzyme-like Cyn d 4, whose amino-acid sequence MEPSRPRLPLLLLLLLHFSLLASPCSARWRDGCGVGDLRESFLRCVARRSPATAADPSRLVHAPGDASYPSLLDSTIQNLRFASPRTPRPALVLTPVTADEVRACVVCCRAHGLTVRARSGGHDYEGLSYRSLGRSPRFAVVDVAALRAVRVDAARGVARAEAGATLGELYYAVAEGSGGRLGFPAGICPTVCVGGHLSGGGFGPMMRKYGLAADNVVDAEVVDAEGRLLDRAAMGEGLFWAIRGGGGGSVGIVVSWTVNLVPVPAVVSAFTVHRLLLRRGGHDEQSLLRLLTKWQAVAHALPDNLFVKMSMEAKTINDGDDSTRHPLVTFKSLFLGNCSDMITQIDHHLPELGIKPTDCREMNWLQSMLYSYGYTNGQPAEVLLDRTLQPKDYYKIKLDYLTSPIPTPGLIELLTKIVEDEDGSIDIDPQGGEMSRIPESGTPYAHRSGYLYNLQYFVKWGGDKNVSYEDDHLSWVRGLHELMTPYVSKNPRAAYINYRDLDLGQNVEGNTSYEEARVWGEKYFRGNFRRLAMVKGEVDPDQLFWSEQSIPPLVVSTRDAGLVSDS is encoded by the coding sequence ATGGAGCCaagccgcccgcgcctccctctcctcctcctcctcctcctccacttctcgCTGCTCGCCTCGCCGTGTTCCGCGCGGTGGCGAGACGGCTGCGGCGTTGGCGATCTGCGCGAGAGCTTCCTCCGGTGCGTCGcgcggcggtcgccggcgaccgccgccgacCCGTCGCGGCTCGTGCACGCGCCGGGCGACGCCTCCTACCCGTCGCTGCTCGACTCCACCATCCAGAACCTCCGCTTCGCCTCGCCGCGGACGCCCCGCCCGGCGCTGGTGCTCACGCCCGTGACCGCCGACGAGGTGCGCGCCTGCGTCGTCTGCTGCCGCGCCCACGGCCTCACCGTCcgcgcgcgcagcggcgggcacGACTACGAGGGCCTCTCGTACCGCTCGCTCGGCCGGTCCCCGAggttcgccgtcgtcgacgtcgcggCGCTCCGGGCGGTGCGGGTGGACGCGGCGAGGGGCGTGGCGCGCGCCGAGGCGGGGGCCACGCTCGGGGAGCTCTACTACGCGGTggcggaggggagcggcggGCGGCTCGGGTTCCCCGCCGGAATCTGCCCGACGGTCTGCGTCGGCGGGCACCTCAGCGGCGGCGGGTTCGGCCCGATGATGCGCAAGtacggcctcgccgccgacaaCGTGGTGGACGCGGAGGTGGTGGACGCCGAGGGGAGGCTCCTGGACAGGGCGGCCATGGGGGAGGGCCTCTTCTGGGCGatcaggggcggcggcggcggcagcgtcggcATCGTCGTCTCCTGGACCGTCAACCTCGTCCCCGTCCCGGCCGTCGTCTCCGCCTTCACCGTCCACCGCCTCCTACTCCGGCGAGGTGGCCACGACGAGCAatctctcctccgcctcctcaccAAATGGCAAGCCGTGGCGCACGCTCTCCCCGACAACCTGTTCGTCAAAATGTCCATGGAGGCCAAGACCatcaacgacggcgacgactcaACTCGTCATCCATTGGTGACGTTCAAATCATTGTTTCTTGGAAATTGCAGCGACATGATCACCCAAATCGACCACCATTTGCCCGAACTCGGCATCAAACCAACCGATTGCAGGGAGATGAACTGGCTGCAATCCATGCTGTACTCCTACGGCTACACCAATGGCCAACCAGCAGAGGTGCTTCTTGACAGGACACTGCAACCCAAGGACTACTACAAGATCAAGCTCGACTACCTAACCTCACCAATTCCGACACCCGGCCTGATCGAATTGCTCACCAAGATCGTCGAAGACGAAGACGGCTCCATCGACATTGACCCACAAGGCGGCGAGATGAGCCGGATACCGGAATCCGGCACGCCGTACGCTCACCGGAGCGGATACCTCTACAACCTGCAATACTTTGTCAAGTGGGGAGGTGACAAGAATGTGTCCTATGAGGATGATCATCTGAGCTGGGTGAGGGGGTTGCATGAGCTGATGACACCCTATGTGAGCAAGAACCCCAGGGCTGCATACATCAACTACAGGGACCTGGATTTGGGGCAGAATGTGGAGGGAAACACAAGCTATGAGGAGGCCAGGGTGTGGGGGGAGAAGTACTTCAGGGGAAACTTCAGGAGGCTGGCAATGGTGAAGGGTGAGGTGGATCCTGATCAGCTGTTCTGGAGTGAGCAGAGCATCCCTCCTCTGGTTGTGAGCACAAGGGATGCTGGATTGGTTTCAGATAGCTGA
- the LOC4328828 gene encoding aspartate aminotransferase, mitochondrial isoform X1: MAMSSSRSAAAIRGRRVGALARARRHATRAMASLFGHVEPASKDPILGVTEAFLADPSPDKVNVGVGAYRDDNGKPVVLECVREAERRIAGNLNMEYLPMGGSIKMIEESLKLAYGEDSDFIKDKRIAAVQALSGTGACRLFADFQRRFLPNSQIYIPTPTWSNVCNFSSHHNIWRDAQVPQRTFTYYHPESRGLDFAGLMDDIKNAPNGSFFLLHACAHNPTGVDPTEEQWREISYQFKIKNHFPFFDMAYQGFASGDPERDAKAIRIFLEDGHQIGCAQSYAKNMGLYGQRAGCLSILCEDEMQAVSVKSQLQQIARPMYSNPPVHGALVVSIILNDPELKSLWLKEVKGMADRIIGMRKALRENLEGLGSPLSWDHITNQIGMFCYSGMTPEQVDRLTNEYHIYMTRNGRISMAGVTTGNVAYLANAIHEVTKTK, translated from the exons ATGGCGATGTCGTCGTCCCGCTCGGCGGCCGCGATCCGGGGGCGGCGGGTCGGGGCGCtggcgagggcgaggaggcACGCGACGAGGGCGATGGCGTCGCTGTTCGGCCACGTCGAGCCGGCTTCCAAGGACCCCATCCTCGGCGTCACCGAGGCCTTCCTCGCCGACCCCTCCCCCGACAAAGTCAACGTCGGCGTC GGCGCCTACCGGGACGACAACGGCAAGCCCGTCGTGCTCGAGTGCGTGCGCGAGGCCGAGCGCCGGATCGCCGGCAACCTCAACAT GGAGTACCTTCCAATGGGAGGAAGTATAAAGATGATTGAAGAGTCACTAAAGCTGGCATATGGTGAGGATTCTGATTTCATCAAAGATAAGAGGATTGCTGCGGTGCAGGCTCTTTCAGGCACAGGTGCATGCCGGCTCTTTGCCGATTTCCAGAGGCGTTTCTTGCCAAATTCACAGATCTACATACCTACACCTACATGGTCCAA TGTGTGTAACTTCTCCAGTCATCATAACATTTGGAGGGATGCTCAAGTACCTCAAAGGACATTCACCTATTACCATCCAGAGTCAAGAGGGCTTGATTTCGCAGGACTGATGGATGATATTAAG AACGCTCCAAATGGTTCATTCTTTTTGCTTCATGCTTGTGCCCATAATCCTACTGGAGTTGATCCTACAGAAGAACAATGGAGAGAGATATCCTACCAATTCAAG ATAAAGAATCATTTCCCATTCTTTGACATGGCATACCAAGGATTTGCCAGCGGTGATCCAGAGAGAGATGCTAAGGCAATCCGAATCTTCCTTGAAGATGGGCATCAAATTGGATGTGCTCAGTCATATGCAAAGAACATGGGACTGTATGGGCAAAGGGCAGGGTGCTTGAG TATTCTGTGTGAGGATGAGATGCAAGCAGTTTCTGTTAAGAGCCAATTGCAACAGATTGCAAGGCCAATGTACAGCAACCCACCTGTTCATGGTGCACTGGTTGTCTCCATAATCCTTAATGATCCAGAATTAAAGAGTTTATGGTTGAAAGAGGTCAAG GGTATGGCTGATCGAATCATTGGAATGCGGAAGGCACTCCGGGAAAATCTCGAAGGCCTAGGTTCACCATTGTCATGGGATCACATCACCAATCAG ATTGGAATGTTCTGCTACAGTGGGATGACACCTGAACAGGTGGATCGCTTAACCAATGAATACCATATTTACATGACCCGTAATGGCAGAATAAG CATGGCTGGTGTAACAACAGGAAATGTGGCGTATTTGGCTAATGCTATTCATGAGGTCACTAAAACGAAATGA
- the LOC4328828 gene encoding aspartate aminotransferase, mitochondrial isoform X2 has protein sequence MAMSSSRSAAAIRGRRVGALARARRHATRAMASLFGHVEPASKDPILGVTEAFLADPSPDKVNVGVGAYRDDNGKPVVLECVREAERRIAGNLNMEYLPMGGSIKMIEESLKLAYGEDSDFIKDKRIAAVQALSGTGACRLFADFQRRFLPNSQIYIPTPTWSNHHNIWRDAQVPQRTFTYYHPESRGLDFAGLMDDIKNAPNGSFFLLHACAHNPTGVDPTEEQWREISYQFKIKNHFPFFDMAYQGFASGDPERDAKAIRIFLEDGHQIGCAQSYAKNMGLYGQRAGCLSILCEDEMQAVSVKSQLQQIARPMYSNPPVHGALVVSIILNDPELKSLWLKEVKGMADRIIGMRKALRENLEGLGSPLSWDHITNQIGMFCYSGMTPEQVDRLTNEYHIYMTRNGRISMAGVTTGNVAYLANAIHEVTKTK, from the exons ATGGCGATGTCGTCGTCCCGCTCGGCGGCCGCGATCCGGGGGCGGCGGGTCGGGGCGCtggcgagggcgaggaggcACGCGACGAGGGCGATGGCGTCGCTGTTCGGCCACGTCGAGCCGGCTTCCAAGGACCCCATCCTCGGCGTCACCGAGGCCTTCCTCGCCGACCCCTCCCCCGACAAAGTCAACGTCGGCGTC GGCGCCTACCGGGACGACAACGGCAAGCCCGTCGTGCTCGAGTGCGTGCGCGAGGCCGAGCGCCGGATCGCCGGCAACCTCAACAT GGAGTACCTTCCAATGGGAGGAAGTATAAAGATGATTGAAGAGTCACTAAAGCTGGCATATGGTGAGGATTCTGATTTCATCAAAGATAAGAGGATTGCTGCGGTGCAGGCTCTTTCAGGCACAGGTGCATGCCGGCTCTTTGCCGATTTCCAGAGGCGTTTCTTGCCAAATTCACAGATCTACATACCTACACCTACATGGTCCAA TCATCATAACATTTGGAGGGATGCTCAAGTACCTCAAAGGACATTCACCTATTACCATCCAGAGTCAAGAGGGCTTGATTTCGCAGGACTGATGGATGATATTAAG AACGCTCCAAATGGTTCATTCTTTTTGCTTCATGCTTGTGCCCATAATCCTACTGGAGTTGATCCTACAGAAGAACAATGGAGAGAGATATCCTACCAATTCAAG ATAAAGAATCATTTCCCATTCTTTGACATGGCATACCAAGGATTTGCCAGCGGTGATCCAGAGAGAGATGCTAAGGCAATCCGAATCTTCCTTGAAGATGGGCATCAAATTGGATGTGCTCAGTCATATGCAAAGAACATGGGACTGTATGGGCAAAGGGCAGGGTGCTTGAG TATTCTGTGTGAGGATGAGATGCAAGCAGTTTCTGTTAAGAGCCAATTGCAACAGATTGCAAGGCCAATGTACAGCAACCCACCTGTTCATGGTGCACTGGTTGTCTCCATAATCCTTAATGATCCAGAATTAAAGAGTTTATGGTTGAAAGAGGTCAAG GGTATGGCTGATCGAATCATTGGAATGCGGAAGGCACTCCGGGAAAATCTCGAAGGCCTAGGTTCACCATTGTCATGGGATCACATCACCAATCAG ATTGGAATGTTCTGCTACAGTGGGATGACACCTGAACAGGTGGATCGCTTAACCAATGAATACCATATTTACATGACCCGTAATGGCAGAATAAG CATGGCTGGTGTAACAACAGGAAATGTGGCGTATTTGGCTAATGCTATTCATGAGGTCACTAAAACGAAATGA
- the LOC4328829 gene encoding probable LRR receptor-like serine/threonine-protein kinase At5g45780 — translation MAGPRALAVAAAVVVAAWAVAAAGDPPLSPKGLNYEVAALMAVKSRMRDEKGVMGGWDINSVDPCTWSMVACSPDGFVVSLQMANNGLAGTLSPSIGNLSHLQTMLLQNNMISGGIPPEIGKLTNLKALDLSGNQFVGEIPSSLGRLTELNYLRLDKNNLSGQIPEDVAKLPGLTFLDLSSNNLSGPVPKIYAHDYSIAGNRFLCNSSIMHGCKDLTVLTNESTISSPSKKTNSHHQLALAISLSIICATVFVLFVICWLKYCRWRLPFASADQDLEIELGHLKHFSFHELQSATDNFNSKNILGQGGFGVVYKGCLRNGALVAVKRLKDPDITGEVQFQTEVELIGLAVHRNLLRLYGFCMTSKERLLVYPYMPNGSVADRLRDYHHGKPSLDWSKRMRIAVGAARGLLYLHEQCNPKIIHRDVKAANILLDESFEAIVGDFGLAKLLDRQESHVTTAVRGTIGHIAPEYLSTGQSSEKTDVYGFGILLLELITGPKTLSNGHAQSQKGMILDWVREVKEENKLDKLVDRDLKYSFDFAELECSVDVILQCTQTNPILRPKMSEVLNALEANVTLPENGIDLNREVPPYGGSCSFSVRHEDPHDSSSFIIEPIELSGPR, via the exons ATGGCGGGGCCCCGCGCcctcgccgtggcggcggcggtggtggtcgccgcgtgggccgtcgccgccgccggggacccGCCGCTGTCGCCCAAGGGGCTCAACTACGAAG TGGCGGCGCTGATGGCGGTGAAGAGCAGGATGCGGGACGAGAAGGGGGTGATGGGAGGGTGGGACATCAACTCCGTCGACCCGTGCACCTGGTCCATGGTCGCCTGCTCCCCCGACGGATTCGTCGTCTCGCT GCAGATGGCGAACAACGGATTGGCCGGGACGCTGTCGCCGAGCATCGGGAACCTCAGCCACCTGCAGACAAT GTTACTACAGAATAACATGATATCAGGTGGCATTCCTCCAGAGATTGGGAAGTTGACCAATCTGAAAGCTCTTGATCTTTCTGGTAACCAGTTTGTTGGTGAAATCCCAAGTTCTCTAGGGCGGCTGACTGAATTAAACTATCT GCGCCTAGATAAGAACAACTTGTCTGGACAGATCCCTGAAGATGTCGCAAAGCTTCCAGGTCTCACATTCCT TGATTTATCATCCAATAATTTGAGCGGCCCGGTTCCAAAAATCTATGCACATGACTACAG TATTGCAGGAAACAGGTTCCTTTGCAATTCATCAATTATGCATGGTTGCAAAGATCTCACAGTATTAACTAATG AATCAACAATTTCTAGCCCGTCGAAAAAAACAAACAGCCATCATCAACTAGCTCTGGCAATTTCATTAAGCATCATCTGTGCCACAGTATTTGTTCTGTTTGTCATTTGTTGGCTAAAATATTGCAGATGGCGCTTGCCTTTTGCTTCTGCTG ACCAAGATCTTGAAATTGAATTGGGCCATCTAAAGCACTTCTCATTTCACGAGCTTCAGAGTGCAACTGACAATTTCAACTCAAAGAACATATTAGGTCAAGGTGGCTTTGGTGTTGTTTATAAAGGCTGTCTGAGAAATGGAGCTTTGGTGGCTGTAAAGAGACTAAAAGATCCTGATATTACTGGTGAAGTTCAATTTCAGACAGAAGTGGAGTTGATTGGTCTAGCTGTGCACAGGAACCTTTTGCGGTTATATGGATTCTGCATGACCTCAAAAGAAAGGTTGCTTGTATATCCATATATGCCAAATGGCAGTGTTGCTGATCGCTTGAGAG ATTACCATCATGGAAAACCATCTCTTGATTGGAGCAAGCGTATGCGGATTGCTGTTGGGGCAGCCAGGGGACTGCTGTATCTTCACGAACAATGCAATCCTAAAATCATTCACAGGGATGTTAAAGCAGCTAACATTTTGCTTGATGAAAGTTTTGAAGCAATTGTTGGGGATTTTGGATTGGCAAAACTTCTTGACCGACAAGAATCACATGTTACTACTGCAGTTAGGGGCACTATTGGACATATTGCTCCAGAGTATTTATCAACAGGACAGTCTTCAGAAAAGACCGATGTTTATGGGTTTGGTATTCTCTTGTTGGAACTGATCACTGGGCCTAAAACCTTGAGCAATGGGCACGCGCAATCTCAGAAGGGAATGATTCTAGATTGG GTTAGAGAAGTCAAGGAAGAAAATAAACTGGATAAACTGGTTGACAGGGATCTGAAATATTCATTTGATTTCGCCGAGTTGGAGTGTTCTGTTGACGTAATTCTGCAATGCACTCAGACCAATCCCATTTTGCGTCCCAAGATGTCGGAAGTCCTTAATGCCCTTGAAGCTAATGTCACCCTGCCAGAGAACGGCATCGACTTGAATAGAGAAGTGCCTCCCTATGGAGGATCTTGCAGTTTCTCAGTAAGGCATGAGGATCCTCATGATTCATCATCCTTCATAATAGAGCCAATTGAGCTATCTGGTCCCAGATGA